The genomic DNA AAAAGCAACTCACATTTGCCTTTTAACCATGTTAAAATAGCCAAAGAACTAAATTCTTTATCGCCGGCTTCGCTACTAAATTTTATAGCAACTTCACGTTGTATCATCACAACTAAACCTTTGCAATTTTTATCGTCTATAGCTTTTAATATCATATTTGTTGCCACGTAATAAGGCAAATTTGCAACCAAAAAATACTCACTTGCGCTTAGTTTATCCCACGCATTTAAAGCATCTGAGTTTATTATATTTAACTTTCCACTATCTAGTTCGCTTCTAAATTTATCTAATAAAATTGTATAAAGCTCACTATCTATCTCAAAACAATCAATCATACTGTCTAACTTAACAAGCTTTTGTGTTAAATCACCTAAGCCAGGCCCAATCTCTACTATGCGCTTAACATCGTTGGGAATCGCTTGGATGATTTGATTTTTTATATTTTCATCTTGTAAAAAATTTTGACCGAATTTTTTCTTTGCTTTTATCATCGCGTTTATGTTACCTGAATTTGACTTACAAACTAATTAAATTTAATTTTCAAATTTAAATAATAACTTTTTATTATCCACCATATAATAAGTAAAATATATACACAAAATCCACATATAACAAGCGCCATTCCGGCTCCAAATTTACTTGCCAAAACTCCTGATATAACAGCTCCTATCGGTGTAGAGCCCAGGAAAAATAGAATATACACGCTCATCACTCTACCTCTGAAATCTTCTCTTGAGTTTAACTGCAAAAGCGAATTTATAGTAGAAACACATATCATAAAACTAAATCCGGTCATTGCTAAAAATACCCCGGCTGTAGTAAAATCCCTGCTAAGACCGATTGCTATTAAAAACGTAGCGGCTATAAATGGCATAATTTTAACGGTTTTATAGCTGATATTTTTACTTGTAAACGCTACCCAAAGTGCGCCAAAAAACGATCCGATTCCTAAAAAAGCCATAAGATAAGCAAAAGTATCTTCGGCTCCGCTTAAGCTATATTTTGATAAAGAAGATATTGTCACATTATAATTTGGCAAAAATGTTCCTACTATAAGAACGACTATCAAAGGGCTTATAAGAATTTCACGTTTTTTTATGTAGTGAAATCCTGAAAATATCGATTTTAA from Campylobacter fetus subsp. fetus includes the following:
- the rsmA gene encoding 16S rRNA (adenine(1518)-N(6)/adenine(1519)-N(6))-dimethyltransferase RsmA, producing the protein MIKAKKKFGQNFLQDENIKNQIIQAIPNDVKRIVEIGPGLGDLTQKLVKLDSMIDCFEIDSELYTILLDKFRSELDSGKLNIINSDALNAWDKLSASEYFLVANLPYYVATNMILKAIDDKNCKGLVVMIQREVAIKFSSEAGDKEFSSLAILTWLKGKCELLFDVPSSAFNPPPKVISSVIRIIKDRDLSLNLKYDNFKNFLRVAFSAPRKTLLKNLSNLVQRDRLEIFFNTENLSHTIRPHELSVALYLKLFKEAENERRKQNPCG